One Cryobacterium psychrophilum DNA segment encodes these proteins:
- the paaD gene encoding 1,2-phenylacetyl-CoA epoxidase subunit PaaD: MTSPAPESTARPRPVDAESLRAWLVAATVVDPEIPVLTIEDLGVLRSVSVTSSGVDVALTPTYSGCPALDAMRDDVHGALTAVGYTNVTVRLVLSPAWTTDWMSEEGKLKLIEYGIAAPTGHSAARPSGPAGPVRLQLAVKCPRCNSLNTRELAHFGSTSCKSLYECKDCLEPFDYFKVL, translated from the coding sequence GTGACCTCGCCGGCCCCCGAGTCGACGGCGCGACCGCGACCGGTCGACGCCGAGTCGCTCCGCGCGTGGCTCGTTGCCGCCACGGTCGTTGACCCGGAGATTCCGGTGCTCACGATTGAGGACCTCGGCGTGCTGCGGTCCGTCAGCGTCACGTCAAGCGGTGTCGACGTCGCGCTGACGCCCACCTATAGCGGATGCCCCGCCCTCGACGCCATGCGCGACGACGTTCACGGGGCGCTCACCGCCGTCGGTTATACCAATGTCACCGTGCGGCTCGTGCTGAGCCCCGCGTGGACGACCGACTGGATGAGCGAAGAGGGCAAACTCAAGCTCATCGAGTACGGCATCGCCGCCCCCACCGGGCACTCCGCAGCACGCCCCTCCGGCCCGGCCGGCCCGGTTCGCCTGCAGCTCGCGGTCAAGTGCCCGCGCTGCAACTCCCTCAACACGCGTGAACTCGCCCACTTCGGTTCGACCTCGTGCAAGTCGCTCTATGAGTGCAAGGACTGCCTCGAACCCTTCGACTACTTCAAGGTGCTGTGA
- the paaC gene encoding 1,2-phenylacetyl-CoA epoxidase subunit PaaC — protein MSVETDDSMHDDGHGHVQVDVTLLPDELIASAAVASADVAEYALWLGDDSLVLAQRLGSWISRAPELEEDVALGNIALDLIGHARSLLHYAGTASGQSEDDLAYWRDEPEWRSLQIVEQPNGDFAHTIARQFIVSHFLFELYTRLRDSTDATLAAVADKAAKEVDYHRDHSVQWVLRLSLGTDESRRRMLVGFSDMWPYVDEMFRDEPLLDRLEGVAVRPSSLREAFERAIAPVFAEAELEEPRGFIASGGGRRGIHSEHLGLLLADMQVLTRAHPGAKW, from the coding sequence ATGAGCGTCGAAACGGATGACTCCATGCACGACGACGGCCACGGGCACGTCCAGGTTGATGTCACCCTGCTACCTGACGAGCTGATCGCGTCGGCAGCCGTTGCCTCCGCCGATGTCGCGGAGTATGCGTTGTGGCTCGGCGACGACTCGCTCGTTCTCGCCCAGCGCCTCGGCTCCTGGATCTCGCGGGCCCCCGAACTCGAGGAGGACGTAGCCCTGGGCAATATCGCCCTTGACCTCATCGGACACGCTCGTTCGCTGCTCCACTACGCCGGTACGGCCTCCGGACAGAGCGAAGACGACCTCGCCTACTGGCGCGATGAGCCCGAATGGCGTTCCCTGCAGATCGTGGAGCAGCCCAACGGCGACTTTGCGCACACCATTGCACGACAATTCATCGTGAGCCACTTCTTGTTCGAGCTCTACACGCGACTGCGCGATTCCACCGACGCAACGCTCGCCGCCGTGGCCGACAAGGCGGCGAAAGAGGTGGACTACCACCGCGACCACTCGGTGCAGTGGGTGCTCCGGCTCTCGCTCGGAACTGATGAGTCCCGCCGCCGCATGCTCGTCGGCTTCTCTGACATGTGGCCCTACGTCGACGAGATGTTCCGCGATGAACCGCTGCTCGACCGACTGGAGGGCGTGGCCGTACGCCCGTCCAGCCTGCGCGAAGCGTTCGAGCGTGCGATCGCTCCGGTCTTCGCCGAGGCCGAGCTGGAGGAGCCCCGCGGCTTCATCGCCTCGGGCGGCGGACGCCGGGGAATTCACTCCGAGCATCTCGGCCTCCTGCTCGCCGATATGCAGGTGCTCACCCGCGCTCACCCCGGAGCGAAGTGGTGA
- the paaB gene encoding 1,2-phenylacetyl-CoA epoxidase subunit PaaB yields the protein MTAPGDSANEIWPLWEVFVRSSRGLSHVHVGSLHAPDEILAVRNARDLYTRRAEGVSVWVVPAAAITTSDPDAKGAFFESASGKNYRHASYYSKSEGVKHL from the coding sequence ATGACCGCACCCGGCGATTCCGCAAACGAAATCTGGCCCCTGTGGGAGGTCTTCGTGCGTTCCAGCCGTGGGCTGAGCCATGTGCACGTGGGTTCGCTGCATGCTCCCGACGAGATCCTCGCCGTGCGCAACGCCCGCGATCTCTACACTCGTCGCGCTGAGGGCGTCTCCGTGTGGGTCGTGCCTGCCGCCGCCATCACTACGAGCGACCCCGACGCCAAGGGCGCCTTCTTCGAATCCGCGTCCGGCAAGAACTACCGCCATGCGAGCTATTACTCCAAGAGTGAGGGAGTGAAACACCTATGA
- the paaA gene encoding 1,2-phenylacetyl-CoA epoxidase subunit PaaA, which yields MMTTHAGPYPLAPDASAENPEISADEQQFNDLIEADSRIEPRDWMPEDYRKSLVRQISQHAHSEIIGMQPESNWITRAPSLKRKAILMAKVQDEAGHGLYLYSAAQTLGATRDGMTEALIAGKARYSSIFNYPTPTWADMGSVGWLVDGAAICNQVPLCRASYGPYGRAMVRICKEESFHQRQGFEILLELMQGTEAQRHMAQDSVNRWYWPALMMFGPPDDDSPNSAQSMAWKIKRFSNDELRQRFVGMLVPQAAVLGITLPDPDLKWNDETQKYDLGEIDWTEFHEVLSGRGASNAQRLQRRRDAHAEGAWVREAAAAYARKQSERSEMVAS from the coding sequence ATGATGACAACCCACGCAGGGCCTTATCCCCTTGCTCCGGATGCCTCCGCGGAGAATCCGGAGATTTCTGCCGATGAGCAGCAGTTCAACGATCTGATCGAGGCGGATTCCCGCATCGAACCGCGTGACTGGATGCCAGAGGACTACCGCAAGTCCTTGGTGCGGCAGATCTCCCAGCACGCGCATTCCGAGATCATTGGTATGCAGCCGGAATCGAACTGGATCACGCGGGCGCCGAGCCTCAAGCGTAAGGCGATCCTCATGGCCAAGGTCCAGGACGAGGCCGGTCACGGTCTTTACCTGTACTCGGCCGCACAGACCCTCGGTGCCACCCGGGACGGCATGACCGAAGCCCTCATCGCCGGCAAGGCCCGCTACTCCTCGATCTTCAACTACCCCACCCCGACATGGGCCGACATGGGTTCGGTCGGCTGGCTCGTGGACGGCGCCGCCATCTGCAATCAGGTGCCGCTCTGCCGCGCCAGCTACGGCCCGTACGGCCGTGCGATGGTGCGCATCTGCAAGGAAGAATCCTTCCACCAGCGCCAGGGATTCGAGATTCTGCTCGAGCTGATGCAGGGCACCGAGGCTCAGCGCCATATGGCGCAGGACTCGGTGAACCGCTGGTACTGGCCCGCGCTGATGATGTTCGGCCCGCCCGATGACGACTCGCCCAACTCCGCGCAGTCCATGGCGTGGAAGATCAAGCGTTTCTCCAACGACGAGCTGCGCCAGCGCTTCGTGGGCATGCTCGTGCCCCAGGCCGCCGTGCTCGGGATCACCCTGCCAGACCCCGACCTCAAGTGGAACGACGAGACCCAGAAGTATGATCTCGGCGAGATTGACTGGACCGAGTTCCACGAGGTGCTCTCCGGCCGAGGCGCCAGCAACGCGCAGCGCCTGCAGCGCCGACGCGATGCGCACGCCGAAGGCGCCTGGGTGCGCGAAGCTGCGGCCGCCTACGCCCGTAAACAGTCCGAACGATCTGAAATGGTGGCCTCATGA
- the paaI gene encoding hydroxyphenylacetyl-CoA thioesterase PaaI — MDAAPDAAPHEPAQHAAAQSPLGNRAMMQRDRASAGLGMVVEHTEPGSAIVSMLVRDDMLNGFDVTHGGMIFSLADTAFAIACNDDHHVTLAAGADISFLKPATLGQTLTATAVLRTKSGRSGLYDVRVTDEHNVPIAEFRGRSRTTTLATPTRAHN, encoded by the coding sequence TTGGACGCAGCACCCGACGCCGCACCGCACGAACCCGCGCAGCACGCAGCGGCACAATCACCCCTCGGAAACCGCGCCATGATGCAGCGTGATCGGGCATCCGCCGGGCTCGGCATGGTTGTGGAGCACACCGAACCCGGGAGCGCCATCGTGTCAATGCTGGTTCGAGATGACATGCTCAACGGCTTCGATGTGACTCACGGCGGCATGATCTTCTCCCTCGCGGACACGGCATTCGCCATCGCCTGCAATGACGACCATCACGTCACCCTGGCCGCTGGCGCCGACATCAGCTTTCTGAAGCCGGCAACCCTCGGCCAGACTCTAACCGCAACCGCCGTGCTCCGTACCAAGAGCGGGCGGAGCGGACTGTACGACGTGCGCGTCACCGACGAGCACAACGTTCCCATCGCGGAATTCCGCGGTCGCAGTCGAACCACGACCCTCGCAACGCCCACCCGCGCCCACAACTGA
- the paaK gene encoding phenylacetate--CoA ligase PaaK, giving the protein MSTLTKTRLHAPSLDELDPEERMSRDEILALQLLRLQQTVRHAYANVPLYTRKFDAVGVHPDDIRTLDDVALLPFTTKEDLRQSYPFGMFAVPMDRVARIHTSSGTTGLPTVVGYTKDDLRNWAGLVARSLRAAGVRPGMKVHNAYGYGLFTGGLGAHAGIEALGAVAIPMSGGQTNKQVQMINDFEPDVILSTPSYLLTITDAMVAAGLDPRRSSLKAGVLGAEPWTNQLRLELEERLDFDALDIYGLSEVMGPGVGSECLESKDGPHLWEDQFYPEIIDGETRKPLADGDTGELVFTSLTKQAFPVIRYRTRDLTRLLPGTARPGMRRMEKITGRNDDMIILRGVNLFPTQIEEIVLSIEHLSPHFVLELTRPGRMDELTVRIERHEHADGASSDTARAALIARIKDQIGSTVQVEIAEPGTLERSAGKLKRVYDLR; this is encoded by the coding sequence ATGTCAACGCTGACCAAGACCCGCCTGCACGCCCCATCTCTCGATGAGCTCGACCCCGAAGAGCGAATGTCACGCGACGAGATCCTCGCACTACAGCTCCTTCGGCTGCAGCAGACCGTGCGCCACGCCTACGCCAATGTGCCCCTCTACACGCGAAAGTTCGATGCTGTCGGCGTTCACCCCGACGACATCCGCACCCTTGACGACGTGGCTCTCCTGCCGTTCACGACGAAGGAAGATCTGCGGCAGAGCTACCCCTTCGGCATGTTCGCGGTTCCCATGGACCGGGTCGCGCGCATCCACACCTCCTCGGGCACCACCGGCCTGCCCACCGTCGTTGGATACACCAAAGACGATCTTCGCAACTGGGCCGGCCTCGTCGCACGGAGCCTCCGCGCCGCCGGCGTTCGCCCAGGAATGAAGGTGCACAACGCCTACGGTTACGGCCTGTTCACGGGTGGCCTCGGCGCGCACGCCGGCATTGAGGCCCTCGGAGCGGTTGCCATTCCCATGTCGGGAGGCCAGACCAACAAGCAGGTGCAGATGATCAACGACTTCGAACCCGACGTCATTCTGTCCACTCCGAGCTACCTGCTGACGATAACGGATGCCATGGTGGCCGCTGGTCTCGACCCGCGCCGATCCAGCCTGAAGGCGGGCGTTCTCGGTGCCGAACCGTGGACAAACCAGTTGCGTCTGGAACTTGAGGAACGTCTCGACTTCGACGCGCTCGACATCTACGGGCTGAGCGAGGTCATGGGCCCCGGCGTGGGAAGCGAATGTCTCGAGTCGAAAGACGGACCGCACCTGTGGGAAGACCAGTTCTACCCGGAGATCATTGACGGCGAGACCAGAAAACCCCTCGCCGACGGAGACACGGGAGAGCTGGTCTTCACGTCACTCACCAAGCAGGCCTTCCCGGTGATTCGCTACCGCACCCGGGACCTCACTCGGCTGCTGCCCGGCACGGCTCGCCCTGGCATGCGCCGCATGGAGAAAATCACGGGACGCAACGACGACATGATCATCCTCCGTGGGGTGAACCTCTTTCCCACCCAGATCGAGGAGATTGTGCTGAGCATTGAACACCTCTCGCCGCATTTCGTGCTGGAACTCACCCGCCCCGGCCGGATGGACGAGTTGACCGTGCGCATCGAGCGCCACGAGCACGCCGACGGCGCCTCCTCGGACACGGCCCGCGCGGCCCTCATCGCCCGGATCAAGGACCAGATCGGCTCGACCGTGCAGGTGGAGATCGCCGAGCCCGGCACCCTCGAACGCAGTGCCGGCAAGCTGAAGCGGGTCTACGACCTGAGGTAA
- a CDS encoding TetR/AcrR family transcriptional regulator produces MSDLISAKRGRPGYDQRAILDIAVAAFNEYGYDATSMGALAARLDLSKAAIYHHFASKEELLELALDEALTALEGVLAEEGALAGAAIDRLAYVLRGAVQVLAAKLPSVTLLLRVRGNSQVERDALTRRRAFDHMVSALVLEARAEGSLRSDVDARVVTRLLFGMVNSIAEWYRPEGLEDAAQLADDVLTVALDGLRPRS; encoded by the coding sequence ATGTCTGACCTCATCTCGGCCAAGCGGGGGCGCCCCGGTTACGATCAGCGCGCCATTCTCGATATCGCTGTCGCAGCCTTCAACGAGTATGGCTACGACGCCACCTCCATGGGAGCACTCGCGGCACGCCTGGACCTGTCCAAAGCGGCGATCTACCACCACTTCGCTTCCAAGGAAGAGCTGCTGGAACTGGCTCTCGACGAGGCGCTGACCGCTCTCGAGGGTGTCCTCGCCGAGGAGGGCGCCCTCGCCGGCGCCGCCATCGATCGGCTCGCCTACGTACTGCGTGGCGCGGTACAGGTGCTGGCGGCCAAGCTGCCGTCGGTGACGCTGCTGCTGCGCGTGCGCGGCAATTCCCAGGTGGAGCGCGATGCCCTCACCCGCCGTCGCGCGTTCGACCACATGGTTTCGGCCCTCGTGCTTGAGGCCCGCGCCGAGGGGTCCCTCCGCAGCGACGTCGATGCCCGTGTTGTCACCCGGTTGCTCTTTGGCATGGTCAACTCCATTGCCGAGTGGTACCGCCCTGAGGGCCTGGAAGACGCCGCTCAGCTCGCGGACGACGTGCTCACGGTCGCCCTGGACGGGCTGCGGCCCCGCAGCTGA